One Roseimaritima multifibrata DNA window includes the following coding sequences:
- a CDS encoding PQQ-binding-like beta-propeller repeat protein encodes MGSAVPEVFTMLYFSRTLTNDFLKGLQMIRNGARLGVLALCSLVVPAEATESSWLRWMGNAENGVSEESGWSTDWPKSGLEVVWEQAIGIGFSSVSMDQGRLFTMGHQDGIETVYCLDQASGKVNWTHTYPSELVDNLYEGGPGATPTIDGQQVYTLGKEGQLYCLNAADGKVQWQRNLQEDLDVGLPEWGFNSSATIVGDQLIVQGGRVVSYDKTTGDLNWKTDKHTAGYGSAAVLNVDGQTLLATLDSDSLRILRSSDGELLDSFPWSSPFRTNSTTPIVKDQTLFISTGYGVGCGLFQVDSGKLDLVYDNREMRNHFNNSILYEGNLYGFDGNSNLGRVVRLVCMDHKTGEVFWEKRGLGCGSLMIADGKLVILSERGELVIAEATNQGYRELAEAEILDGRCWTVPVLLAGHVYARNAQGRLVCVQLPKIEDSTDAVSSN; translated from the coding sequence ATGGGTTCCGCTGTTCCCGAAGTGTTTACAATGCTCTACTTCTCACGAACGTTGACTAACGACTTTCTTAAAGGACTGCAGATGATTCGGAACGGTGCCAGGCTAGGCGTATTGGCCCTTTGCAGTTTGGTCGTGCCGGCGGAGGCGACCGAATCAAGCTGGCTGCGGTGGATGGGGAACGCCGAAAATGGCGTTTCCGAAGAATCGGGATGGTCCACCGATTGGCCCAAATCGGGTTTGGAAGTCGTTTGGGAGCAGGCGATTGGTATCGGCTTTAGTAGCGTTTCGATGGATCAGGGGCGCCTGTTCACGATGGGGCATCAGGATGGCATTGAAACGGTTTACTGCTTGGATCAGGCTTCTGGAAAAGTAAACTGGACCCATACCTACCCCTCCGAATTGGTTGACAATCTGTATGAGGGCGGCCCCGGCGCCACCCCGACAATCGATGGTCAGCAGGTTTACACCCTCGGCAAAGAAGGCCAACTGTATTGCTTGAACGCTGCCGATGGAAAAGTCCAATGGCAACGGAATCTTCAAGAGGATTTAGATGTCGGCCTACCGGAATGGGGGTTCAATAGTTCCGCAACCATCGTGGGGGATCAGCTGATCGTGCAGGGAGGAAGAGTCGTTTCTTATGACAAAACGACTGGCGATCTGAACTGGAAAACCGACAAGCATACCGCGGGCTATGGAAGTGCAGCGGTGCTAAACGTCGACGGGCAAACACTGCTAGCGACCCTTGATTCTGACAGCCTGCGAATTCTCCGTAGCAGCGACGGGGAACTGCTGGATTCCTTTCCGTGGTCATCCCCTTTTCGTACCAATTCGACGACGCCGATCGTCAAGGATCAGACTCTGTTTATCTCGACAGGGTACGGCGTTGGGTGCGGTTTGTTTCAAGTGGATTCGGGCAAACTGGATTTGGTGTATGACAATCGAGAGATGCGCAATCACTTCAACAACAGCATCTTGTACGAAGGGAATTTGTATGGATTTGACGGCAATTCAAATCTCGGTCGCGTCGTCCGCCTGGTCTGTATGGATCATAAGACAGGCGAAGTTTTTTGGGAGAAGCGAGGTCTTGGCTGTGGGTCCTTGATGATCGCAGACGGAAAATTGGTGATCCTTAGCGAGCGAGGGGAACTGGTGATCGCCGAGGCAACTAATCAAGGCTATCGCGAGCTTGCTGAAGCCGAAATCCTTGATGGCCGCTGCTGGACCGTCCCGGTCCTTCTGGCAGGGCACGTCTACGCACGCAATGCACAAGGACGCCTTGTCTGTGTTCAATTGCCCAAAATAGAAGACAGCACGGATGCCGTCAGTAGTAACTAA